One Pseudodesulfovibrio sp. S3 DNA window includes the following coding sequences:
- a CDS encoding ABC transporter substrate-binding protein: MKKIRILMITACLSCMALLMAFSVASATPLRAPERIKAVMVGDRLVDVSLKLGIIPEGMSVRLSMWPDKAQGLPLSSQVLGCPNYVTKKNPDTISSFMKERGITRLILEKSNKFCLYMKDVNPVNVADLVKDVPGVVIEYADFTHGVGAGIEEVARLLGKEEQGREVRADYETAMKKVEAQLPKAGYGRRVVILNGNYSVATGKTFIRIEAPGGYTDQYILTPLGCTNVAGEMLTDSMKVSKGHVSASRLAGLAKVNPDIIVATGNGFAVQKALHDAMIRNPALADIPAFRNGDVYSLPFYGDSSILEYPGIFRQWSIALQK, from the coding sequence ATGAAAAAAATACGCATACTGATGATAACTGCGTGCCTGTCCTGCATGGCGCTGCTCATGGCATTTTCGGTGGCCAGCGCCACGCCCCTCAGGGCCCCGGAACGGATCAAGGCCGTCATGGTCGGTGATCGCTTGGTGGACGTATCCCTCAAGCTGGGAATCATTCCCGAAGGTATGTCCGTACGCCTTTCCATGTGGCCAGACAAAGCCCAGGGATTGCCCCTGTCCAGTCAGGTGTTGGGTTGCCCCAATTACGTGACCAAAAAAAATCCGGACACCATCTCTTCGTTCATGAAGGAGCGCGGCATAACGCGCCTTATCCTTGAAAAAAGCAACAAGTTCTGCTTGTACATGAAAGATGTGAATCCTGTGAATGTGGCGGATCTTGTCAAGGATGTCCCGGGCGTGGTCATCGAATACGCGGATTTTACCCACGGCGTGGGGGCGGGTATCGAGGAGGTCGCCAGGCTTCTCGGGAAGGAAGAGCAGGGGCGTGAGGTCCGTGCCGACTATGAAACTGCGATGAAAAAGGTCGAAGCCCAATTGCCGAAAGCCGGATACGGGCGCCGCGTGGTGATTCTCAACGGAAACTATTCGGTCGCCACCGGCAAGACGTTCATCCGCATAGAGGCCCCCGGCGGGTATACCGATCAGTATATCCTCACGCCTTTGGGATGCACCAATGTGGCCGGGGAGATGCTGACCGACAGCATGAAAGTGTCCAAGGGGCATGTCTCGGCAAGCCGGCTCGCGGGCCTCGCAAAGGTAAATCCCGATATTATCGTTGCCACCGGAAACGGGTTTGCCGTTCAAAAGGCCCTTCACGACGCCATGATAAGGAACCCGGCCCTGGCGGACATCCCTGCCTTCAGGAATGGGGATGTCTACAGCCTGCCGTTTTACGGAGATTCCAGCATCCTGGAATATCCCGGTATATTCAGGCAGTGGAGCATTGCCCTGCAGAAGTAG
- a CDS encoding transporter, whose amino-acid sequence MRRLTVIISVWACLLLAGGRHQVYAGPVIGAGPGSERELTDRPDTKPVKCIGLVNMSNGMVLPKGKVTASVKYRYVHKDSLYDGSKEKHGDYGGKYDRVNQSLQFTAKVGLFENFEARIMVPFWDKQVKRKPGNLAKPWDTDTVSGLGDVVVMGRYALMTQRSGDWMNLALGAGLKLPTGDADHENGWPYSIAHKYIGPGGQLGTGSWDPKFEVGATKFFGRSRVDAHMMYTVSGQGAHDSRKGNQFKYDLGYGYALNKYFDVELELNGVDQQRHWYDGTAAESTGGHTIYITPGVHWKMTESSHFSVGVPVVVYRYLNGYSATPERNSRFGLGEDFQVVTRIGFSF is encoded by the coding sequence TTGAGACGCCTCACGGTAATTATATCTGTATGGGCTTGTCTGTTGCTGGCCGGGGGGCGGCACCAGGTTTATGCCGGGCCCGTTATCGGTGCAGGTCCAGGGTCTGAGCGGGAGCTGACGGACAGGCCGGATACCAAGCCGGTCAAGTGCATCGGGCTGGTCAACATGTCCAACGGGATGGTGCTTCCCAAGGGGAAGGTCACGGCAAGCGTCAAGTATCGGTATGTTCACAAGGATTCGCTCTACGACGGCAGCAAGGAAAAGCATGGAGATTACGGCGGCAAATACGACCGGGTGAATCAATCCCTGCAGTTCACGGCCAAGGTCGGGCTATTCGAAAACTTCGAGGCGCGAATCATGGTTCCGTTCTGGGACAAGCAGGTCAAACGGAAGCCCGGCAATCTGGCAAAACCCTGGGATACGGATACGGTTTCCGGTCTCGGTGACGTTGTGGTCATGGGGCGCTATGCCCTTATGACGCAACGAAGCGGGGATTGGATGAATCTTGCTCTTGGCGCTGGCCTCAAGCTGCCTACCGGTGATGCTGACCATGAGAATGGATGGCCGTACTCGATCGCGCATAAGTATATCGGTCCGGGAGGACAACTCGGCACCGGTTCATGGGACCCGAAATTCGAGGTGGGGGCAACCAAGTTCTTTGGCAGGTCCCGCGTGGACGCGCACATGATGTACACCGTCTCCGGCCAGGGGGCTCATGATTCCCGCAAGGGCAATCAATTCAAATATGACTTGGGATACGGCTATGCCTTGAACAAGTACTTCGACGTGGAGTTGGAGCTCAACGGGGTGGATCAGCAGCGCCACTGGTATGACGGCACCGCCGCGGAATCCACAGGAGGTCACACCATTTACATTACCCCCGGGGTACATTGGAAAATGACGGAAAGCAGTCATTTCTCCGTGGGCGTCCCGGTGGTTGTCTACCGGTATCTCAACGGGTACTCGGCCACCCCGGAGCGAAACAGTCGCTTTGGACTCGGTGAAGATTTCCAGGTTGTGACGCGAATCGGATTCAGTTTTTAA
- a CDS encoding GntR family transcriptional regulator has product MSENSTIQTLFIPVQAGRASEEVALQIEAAIMDGRLSPGERLPSEREMQSQFGTGRGVIRETIKILKQKGLLEVKTGAKGGAYIRHLDVNNVSESLALFLKQHPVEPEKLVEFRETLDRTITQLAIAHATRPEKDELVTEALRLEAMLQEDEPDFIASSELDRQLNIMLARMARNPLFEWVMHAIQMGFSSHDYALYENRVYRERAAANWRNTAQAIARGELMRALGFIGYHYVLLRQCIDEKTTLTNEPNADFLQKDEQ; this is encoded by the coding sequence TTGTCGGAAAATTCCACTATTCAAACCCTGTTCATTCCCGTTCAAGCCGGGCGTGCCAGCGAGGAAGTCGCTCTCCAAATTGAAGCGGCCATCATGGATGGACGCCTGTCGCCAGGCGAACGTTTGCCAAGCGAAAGAGAGATGCAGTCACAGTTCGGCACTGGCCGCGGCGTCATTCGCGAGACCATCAAGATCCTCAAGCAAAAAGGTCTTCTTGAGGTGAAAACAGGGGCCAAGGGCGGAGCCTATATCCGGCACCTTGACGTAAACAACGTTTCGGAATCTCTTGCTCTCTTCCTCAAGCAGCATCCGGTGGAACCAGAAAAACTGGTTGAATTTCGTGAGACTCTGGACCGCACCATTACTCAACTCGCCATCGCGCATGCCACACGGCCCGAAAAGGACGAACTGGTCACGGAAGCACTGCGCCTGGAGGCGATGCTTCAGGAAGACGAACCGGACTTTATCGCCAGCAGCGAACTGGATCGACAACTGAACATCATGCTGGCTCGCATGGCCCGCAACCCGCTTTTCGAGTGGGTCATGCACGCCATCCAGATGGGATTCAGCTCACATGACTATGCGCTATATGAAAATAGAGTCTACCGCGAAAGGGCTGCGGCCAACTGGCGCAACACGGCGCAGGCAATAGCGCGGGGAGAACTCATGCGCGCCTTGGGTTTCATCGGTTACCACTACGTACTTCTTCGCCAGTGCATCGACGAAAAAACCACCCTCACCAATGAGCCAAATGCCGATTTTCTGCAAAAAGACGAACAATAG
- the betA gene encoding choline dehydrogenase, whose product MKTYDYIIVGGGSAGSVLANRLSANPKNKVLVLEAGLPDFKFDFRIHMPAALTYPLAGKTYNWWYESEPEPHMNNRRIYQPRGKVLGGSSCINGMIHIRGNAMDYEKWAKEDGLENWSYAHCLPYFKRFECRTAGADEYQGAVGPLYLTEPECDNPLFNAFFNAVQEAGYPLTKDVNGYQQEGFGKFDRTTYRGSRWNAARAYIHPVKNRRNLTVKCKAMTTRILFEGKRAVGVEYTRAKQTMKAYAGEVICCGGSINSPQLLQLSGVGNAKELSALGIDVVQDLPGVGENLQDHLELYVQYACKKPVSMYPALKWYNQPLIGLKWLLAGKGEAATNHFEAGGFIRGNDQLEYPNIQYHFLPIAIRYDGSAPAAGHGYQVHVGPMNTDVRGHVKIKSSDPSEYPSVLFNYLSTEQEKREWVEAIRKTREIMTQPAFDEFRGDELAPGIQAQTDEEILDFVANEGESAYHPSCTCAMGTHDMAVTDPELRVHGMEGLRVVDASVMPYVTNGNIYAPTMMIAEKAADLILGNTPLAADNSPFYKHKK is encoded by the coding sequence ATGAAAACATATGATTATATAATTGTCGGCGGCGGTTCGGCTGGTTCTGTCCTGGCCAATCGCCTGAGTGCCAACCCCAAGAACAAAGTCCTGGTCCTTGAAGCGGGCCTGCCTGATTTCAAGTTTGATTTCCGCATCCACATGCCAGCGGCCCTGACCTATCCCCTGGCCGGAAAGACCTACAACTGGTGGTACGAATCCGAACCGGAACCCCACATGAACAATCGCCGCATTTATCAGCCGCGCGGCAAGGTTCTTGGCGGTTCCAGCTGTATCAACGGCATGATCCACATCCGTGGCAATGCCATGGATTATGAGAAATGGGCCAAAGAGGACGGACTGGAAAACTGGTCCTATGCCCATTGTCTTCCCTACTTCAAACGATTCGAGTGCCGGACTGCCGGGGCAGATGAGTACCAGGGGGCAGTCGGACCGCTCTACCTGACCGAACCGGAATGCGACAATCCGCTTTTCAACGCATTTTTCAATGCCGTGCAGGAAGCAGGCTATCCGTTGACCAAGGATGTGAATGGATACCAGCAGGAAGGTTTCGGGAAATTCGACCGCACCACATATCGGGGCAGCCGCTGGAACGCCGCCCGGGCGTACATCCATCCGGTCAAGAACCGCCGCAACCTGACCGTCAAATGCAAGGCAATGACAACGCGCATCCTGTTCGAAGGCAAACGCGCCGTGGGCGTGGAGTACACTCGCGCCAAACAGACCATGAAGGCGTATGCCGGCGAAGTCATCTGCTGCGGCGGCTCCATCAACTCCCCGCAATTGCTCCAACTCTCCGGCGTGGGCAACGCCAAAGAACTTTCCGCCCTGGGCATCGATGTGGTGCAGGATCTTCCCGGCGTTGGCGAGAATCTTCAGGACCACCTTGAACTGTACGTCCAGTATGCCTGCAAGAAACCGGTCAGCATGTACCCCGCGCTCAAGTGGTACAACCAGCCATTGATCGGCCTGAAGTGGCTCCTCGCCGGCAAAGGCGAGGCAGCGACCAATCACTTCGAAGCAGGCGGTTTCATTCGCGGCAACGATCAGCTTGAGTACCCCAATATCCAGTATCATTTCCTGCCCATCGCCATCCGTTACGACGGCTCGGCTCCTGCAGCAGGTCACGGATACCAGGTCCACGTCGGCCCCATGAACACTGATGTTCGCGGCCATGTGAAGATCAAGTCGTCGGATCCCAGCGAGTATCCGAGCGTCCTGTTCAATTACCTTTCCACGGAACAAGAGAAACGGGAGTGGGTCGAGGCCATCCGCAAAACCCGCGAGATCATGACCCAGCCCGCATTCGATGAATTCCGCGGCGACGAACTGGCACCCGGCATACAGGCCCAGACCGACGAGGAAATCCTCGACTTCGTGGCGAATGAAGGCGAGTCCGCCTACCATCCGAGCTGCACCTGCGCCATGGGCACCCACGACATGGCTGTCACCGACCCGGAACTGCGCGTGCACGGCATGGAAGGCCTGCGCGTTGTCGACGCGTCGGTCATGCCCTACGTGACCAACGGCAACATCTATGCCCCGACCATGATGATCGCGGAAAAGGCAGCCGACCTGATTCTTGGCAATACGCCACTGGCCGCTGACAACTCTCCCTTCTACAAACACAAAAAGTAA
- the betB gene encoding betaine-aldehyde dehydrogenase has product MITGKLYINGQWTQSCSGKEREILNPFDASVIATVAEGNREDTKAAIKAARHAFDKGGWPHTPASERAKLLFKLADFIERDREELARLESLDTGKTLEESRWDMDDIAGIFRYFAGLADKDGGEVIASPNPDSTSTVIREPVGVCGQISPWNYPLLQASWKMAPALAAGCTIVMKPSEITPLTTLKVTELAEEAGFPAGVVNTVLGSGPEVGAELAESKDVDLISFTGGIATGKTIMRAAAGNVKKVALELGGKNPNIIFDDADFDLAVDYALNGVFFHAGQICSAGARVMVQDGIHDRFVEALRQRMERIIVGNGFDEKTQMGPLISADHLAKVEDYIRMAKVEGAKLLLGGTRPTDTTLRKGFFCMPTLFSECENDMRIVQEEVFGPVITVERFTTEEEVIERANSTIYGLSAGFWTRDADRIERMSKALRFGTVWANDFNVYFVQAPWGGYKQSGLGRELGKIGLEEYTEVKHIYRNHATKPINWFGG; this is encoded by the coding sequence ATGATTACAGGCAAACTCTACATCAACGGCCAATGGACCCAATCGTGTTCCGGCAAGGAGCGCGAGATACTGAACCCGTTCGACGCGTCAGTCATTGCGACTGTCGCCGAAGGAAATCGCGAGGACACCAAAGCGGCCATCAAAGCGGCTCGCCATGCCTTTGACAAAGGTGGTTGGCCGCATACTCCGGCTTCGGAGCGGGCAAAGCTCCTTTTCAAATTGGCCGACTTCATTGAGCGCGACCGTGAGGAACTGGCACGATTGGAGAGTCTCGACACCGGAAAAACACTGGAAGAAAGCCGGTGGGATATGGATGATATCGCAGGCATCTTCCGATACTTCGCCGGACTGGCTGACAAGGACGGAGGCGAGGTCATAGCCTCACCCAACCCGGACTCGACCAGCACGGTCATCCGCGAACCTGTCGGCGTCTGCGGACAGATTTCCCCCTGGAACTACCCACTGCTCCAGGCTTCATGGAAAATGGCCCCAGCCCTGGCAGCCGGGTGCACCATCGTCATGAAACCAAGCGAAATCACCCCGTTGACCACCCTCAAGGTGACAGAGCTCGCCGAGGAGGCCGGATTTCCAGCAGGAGTCGTCAACACGGTGCTCGGCTCCGGCCCGGAAGTGGGCGCAGAGTTGGCCGAGAGTAAGGACGTCGATCTCATCTCCTTCACCGGCGGCATTGCCACAGGCAAGACCATCATGCGCGCCGCTGCGGGCAACGTGAAGAAAGTCGCCCTGGAACTGGGCGGCAAGAATCCCAATATCATTTTCGATGACGCTGACTTCGACCTTGCCGTGGACTACGCCCTCAACGGCGTCTTTTTCCATGCCGGCCAGATCTGCTCTGCCGGGGCGCGGGTCATGGTGCAGGACGGCATCCACGACCGTTTTGTGGAGGCCCTGCGCCAGCGCATGGAGCGCATCATCGTGGGCAACGGTTTTGATGAGAAGACCCAAATGGGACCGCTCATCTCTGCCGACCATCTCGCCAAGGTGGAAGACTACATAAGGATGGCCAAGGTCGAGGGCGCCAAGCTCCTGCTGGGCGGCACCCGCCCAACCGACACCACTCTCCGCAAGGGCTTTTTCTGCATGCCAACGCTGTTCTCCGAATGCGAGAACGACATGCGCATCGTGCAGGAGGAAGTCTTCGGCCCGGTCATCACCGTCGAACGCTTCACCACGGAGGAAGAAGTAATAGAGCGGGCCAACAGCACCATTTACGGCCTGTCCGCAGGGTTTTGGACCCGCGATGCGGACCGCATTGAACGCATGTCCAAAGCGCTCCGTTTCGGCACGGTATGGGCAAACGACTTCAACGTGTACTTCGTGCAGGCGCCCTGGGGCGGCTACAAACAGTCCGGCCTCGGCCGTGAACTGGGGAAGATCGGCCTCGAAGAATATACCGAGGTCAAACATATATATCGCAATCACGCCACCAAGCCCATCAACTGGTTTGGCGGCTGA
- a CDS encoding ABC transporter substrate-binding protein, with amino-acid sequence MSSGLKQILFVSFIIATLFCSAIAAQAAEQITVASVAWTGVTIKSEIAVSVLESLGYEAENKPLSVPITYTALANGDADVFFGNWMPSMANIAEKFFKNGKVIKYVANMPGAKYTLATPTFCAKAGLKDFSDLAKYGDKLDWKIYGIEPGNDGNQIIQNMIDKNMFGLGKFKLVASSEAAMLAEVQAFAKNDKWIVFLGWAPHSMNERIDMTYLTGSTDQTFGGDNGTATVWTNIRKGLEKDNPNVAKLFKNMTFPVSMMNQIMTEVHNDKNLKYDEAGLKWLKANPAMYEKWLDGVTTVDGKPGTAAFKAYLDSKV; translated from the coding sequence ATGTCTTCTGGTCTTAAGCAAATCCTTTTCGTTTCCTTCATCATCGCAACCCTTTTCTGCTCCGCCATAGCTGCACAGGCAGCGGAACAAATCACCGTCGCCAGCGTCGCGTGGACCGGCGTAACGATCAAATCCGAAATCGCTGTCTCTGTGCTTGAGAGCCTCGGCTACGAGGCTGAAAACAAGCCGTTATCCGTGCCCATCACCTACACCGCCCTGGCCAATGGCGATGCCGACGTGTTCTTTGGCAACTGGATGCCTTCCATGGCCAATATCGCAGAAAAATTCTTCAAGAACGGCAAGGTCATCAAGTACGTCGCCAACATGCCCGGCGCAAAATACACACTGGCCACGCCGACCTTCTGCGCAAAAGCAGGTCTCAAGGATTTCAGCGATCTCGCCAAATACGGAGACAAGCTGGATTGGAAAATTTACGGCATCGAGCCGGGTAACGACGGCAACCAGATCATTCAAAATATGATCGACAAGAACATGTTCGGACTGGGCAAGTTCAAGCTGGTCGCTTCCAGTGAAGCCGCCATGCTCGCCGAGGTCCAGGCATTTGCCAAGAACGACAAGTGGATCGTCTTCCTCGGCTGGGCGCCGCACAGCATGAACGAACGCATCGACATGACCTACCTCACCGGAAGCACGGACCAGACTTTCGGAGGCGACAACGGCACTGCCACTGTCTGGACCAACATCCGTAAAGGTCTGGAAAAGGACAACCCCAACGTTGCCAAGCTGTTCAAGAACATGACCTTCCCGGTCTCCATGATGAACCAGATCATGACTGAAGTGCACAACGACAAGAACCTCAAATATGACGAGGCTGGCCTGAAGTGGCTCAAGGCCAACCCTGCCATGTACGAAAAGTGGCTTGACGGCGTCACTACCGTGGACGGCAAGCCGGGCACAGCAGCCTTCAAGGCGTACCTGGACTCCAAAGTCTAA
- a CDS encoding MarR family transcriptional regulator, which produces MDEQPFQLDDSIALSPREVRTIEFLSQRGQINVTSVATHFNFTKSAASQLINRLVQRGLVCKENSEHSDKEYQLSLSPEGENAHRLIETMNRDRLDMYLGKMEGFSRQQIAATSAVLEQLEHMVDERLNRFK; this is translated from the coding sequence ATGGATGAACAGCCGTTCCAGTTGGATGATTCCATTGCCCTGTCTCCACGGGAAGTGCGAACCATCGAATTCCTCAGCCAGCGCGGGCAGATCAACGTGACCAGCGTGGCCACTCACTTCAACTTCACCAAGAGTGCGGCCTCGCAGCTGATAAATCGACTGGTTCAGCGAGGGCTTGTCTGCAAGGAGAACTCCGAGCACAGCGACAAGGAATATCAGCTTTCCCTGTCGCCCGAAGGCGAAAACGCTCATCGACTTATAGAAACAATGAACAGGGACCGGCTGGATATGTATCTGGGGAAAATGGAGGGGTTTTCCCGGCAGCAGATAGCCGCGACATCCGCAGTCCTCGAACAGCTTGAACATATGGTGGACGAACGGCTCAATCGGTTCAAATAA